A single Streptomyces sannanensis DNA region contains:
- a CDS encoding ABC transporter substrate-binding protein produces the protein MVTPISSSRRRLAAGSALVVAALLGTAACGGGGKDDNGGGGGGKAGAAGFNAAVNKVANASDKKGGELKFIGTQDADSWDPQRGYYGFMWDFARYYTRQLVTFKAEPGATSTELVPDMATDTGQVSPDGKTYTFKLKSGLKWEDGKPVTSKDLKYGIERIWAQDVISGGPIYLQQVLDPKGAYKGPYKDTSKDKLGLSAIETPDDQTIIFKLPKANSDFLQMLAMPSATPVRQDLDTKAKYQLKPASMGPYKWQEYTPNKSITLVRNENWDQATDTVRKALPDKITVKLQSNADDMDNRLIEGEYDLDINATGIGPAARPKALQQHKGNVDNPQTGFIRYAVFPQTVKPLDNIECRKAIIYAADSKSLQTARGGPQAGGDIATNMLPPAVKGSDPKADPYGKLSGKPDEAKAKEALKKCGQPNGFKTTIAVRNNKPVEIATAESLQQALAKVGITAQIDQYDGAQTSGIIGSPKVVKDKGYGIIIMGWGADFPSGQGFLQPLVDGRFILQSGNNNFSQLNDPAINTLFDQALAETDPNKAGEFYKQINTKVTDAAVYLPFTHEKNIVWRGSRLTNVYTADAYNGRYDYASLGVVK, from the coding sequence ATCGTGACACCCATCAGTTCATCGAGGCGCAGGCTCGCCGCAGGCTCCGCCCTCGTCGTCGCGGCTCTGCTCGGCACCGCGGCCTGCGGTGGCGGCGGCAAGGACGACAACGGTGGCGGCGGCGGGGGCAAGGCCGGGGCCGCGGGCTTCAACGCCGCGGTCAACAAGGTCGCCAACGCGTCCGACAAGAAGGGTGGCGAGCTGAAGTTCATCGGCACGCAGGACGCCGACTCGTGGGACCCGCAGCGCGGTTACTACGGCTTCATGTGGGACTTCGCCCGCTACTACACCCGCCAGCTGGTCACCTTCAAGGCCGAGCCGGGCGCCACCAGCACCGAGCTGGTCCCGGACATGGCCACCGACACCGGCCAGGTCTCGCCCGACGGCAAGACCTACACCTTCAAGCTGAAGTCGGGCCTGAAGTGGGAGGACGGCAAGCCCGTCACCTCCAAGGACCTGAAGTACGGCATCGAGCGCATCTGGGCGCAGGACGTCATCTCCGGCGGCCCGATCTACCTCCAGCAGGTGCTCGACCCCAAGGGCGCGTACAAGGGCCCGTACAAGGACACCAGCAAGGACAAGCTCGGCCTGTCCGCCATCGAGACGCCCGACGACCAGACCATCATCTTCAAGCTGCCGAAGGCCAACAGCGACTTCCTGCAGATGCTGGCCATGCCCTCGGCCACCCCGGTCCGCCAGGACCTGGACACCAAGGCCAAGTACCAGCTGAAGCCTGCCTCCATGGGCCCGTACAAGTGGCAGGAGTACACGCCGAACAAGTCCATCACGCTCGTCCGCAACGAGAACTGGGACCAGGCGACGGACACCGTCCGCAAGGCCCTGCCGGACAAGATCACGGTCAAGCTGCAGAGCAACGCCGACGACATGGACAACCGGCTGATCGAGGGCGAGTACGACCTCGACATCAACGCCACCGGTATCGGCCCGGCCGCCCGCCCCAAGGCGCTGCAGCAGCACAAGGGCAACGTCGACAACCCGCAGACCGGCTTCATCCGCTACGCGGTGTTCCCGCAGACGGTCAAGCCGCTCGACAACATCGAGTGCCGCAAGGCCATCATCTACGCGGCCGACTCCAAGTCCCTGCAGACCGCTCGTGGCGGCCCGCAGGCCGGTGGTGACATCGCCACCAACATGCTGCCGCCGGCCGTCAAGGGCTCCGACCCGAAGGCCGACCCGTACGGCAAGCTGTCCGGCAAGCCGGACGAGGCCAAGGCCAAGGAAGCGCTGAAGAAGTGCGGCCAGCCGAACGGCTTCAAGACCACCATCGCGGTCCGCAACAACAAGCCGGTCGAGATCGCGACGGCCGAGTCGCTGCAGCAGGCGCTCGCCAAGGTCGGCATCACCGCCCAGATCGACCAGTACGACGGTGCCCAGACCTCCGGCATCATCGGCTCGCCCAAGGTCGTGAAGGACAAGGGCTACGGCATCATCATCATGGGCTGGGGAGCCGACTTCCCGTCCGGTCAGGGCTTCCTGCAGCCGCTGGTCGACGGCCGCTTCATCCTGCAGAGCGGTAACAACAACTTCTCGCAGCTGAACGACCCGGCGATCAACACCCTGTTCGACCAGGCGCTGGCGGAGACCGACCCCAACAAGGCCGGCGAGTTCTACAAGCAGATCAACACGAAGGTCACGGACGCCGCGGTCTACCTGCCCTTCACCCACGAGAAGAACATCGTCTGGCGCGGCTCCCGCCTGACGAACGTGTACACGGCCGACGCGTACAACGGCCGCTACGACTACGCCTCGCTGGGCGTCGTCAAGTGA